GGAACCCACCTCCAAAATTGTCCCGATTGCAGCGAGCTACCCCCTGATCACCGCCCTCCTAAGCGTCCTGGTCCTGAACGAAGGATTGAGCCTTCCAAGGGTGATCGGAACGGCCCTGATCGTCTCGGGGCTCTGGTTGGTCAAATAAGTCAACGGAGTTGCGGAGAAAACGATGAGGAAACGGAACAAGACGAATCGCCTAAAAGCGGCTTTGAAGAGAAAGAATGTGAAAAGGTCTTTAAGAAAATCGAAGGGTGAGCGAAAGTACCCCTCTTAAGCCTTTCCGGACTGGGGTCAGAAGAACGTGGTTCAAGGCTCCATCCCAAGACTCGTGTTTTCGGACTCCAAAGGGAAGATCTACGACCATCCCCATCTCAAGCTGGCAGGCCGTTCCGGAAACCAGTATCTCCGACCCGAACCTTCCGAGCTGGTGCCCCTTCCAAAGGGGAGTCAATTATTTATCCTTCCCGGAAGGGTTCCTGTTGGATGGGATGAGAAGGTCGAGGCCTTCGTTCCCATGGAGGGGGTAAAAGGCCCTCGAGGGGCCTCCCCTCATGCGGTCGCGGCCTTTCTGCCTCCGGGCTATGTCCGCACCCTTCTGCCGGCAACCGAGCTCAGAGAGAACGCCCCCATCCTCCCCCTCTGGGCCTACAGTGCTGTCGGGTGGAGCGCGGGGAAATTCTGGGCCACAGGAATCCTCATCGATCCAAATCCTCACTGGGACCCGAAATATTTTGGAAACGACCGTCTGCTTCAGAGAAAGGTCGGTGTCTCTTTAAAAAAGAGCCCCAAGAATCGCCTTCTGAAGCAGCTCGCCCGATGCGCCCTCGAATATCATTGCTTCGCCGCGAAGAACGTCTTCTTCCAGAGGTGGGAATGTCCCCTTCCCACCTCCCCGACGTGCAACGCCTCCTGCTTGGGATGCATCTCCCTTCAGCCTTCGGAGTGCTGTCCGGCCTCGATGGAGAGGATCGAGTTC
This sequence is a window from Thermodesulfobacteriota bacterium. Protein-coding genes within it:
- a CDS encoding radical SAM protein translates to MFSDSKGKIYDHPHLKLAGRSGNQYLRPEPSELVPLPKGSQLFILPGRVPVGWDEKVEAFVPMEGVKGPRGASPHAVAAFLPPGYVRTLLPATELRENAPILPLWAYSAVGWSAGKFWATGILIDPNPHWDPKYFGNDRLLQRKVGVSLKKSPKNRLLKQLARCALEYHCFAAKNVFFQRWECPLPTSPTCNASCLGCISLQPSECCPASMERIEFVPTPEEVAEVAVPHLKEAEDAIVSFGQGCEGEPLLQWRLLERAIRIFREETDRGTINLNTNGSYPERVRRLCEAGLDSLRVTLNSPNPKSYHHYHKPRGYRFEKVVESLLVAKEKGIYTAINLLVFPGFTDREEELEGLIQLVRKTDLDLIQLRNLNIDPDLYLRAMGEGTGIGIPKMVKVLKREFPRLRFGYFNRTKERFDTPP